The following proteins come from a genomic window of Paramicrobacterium humi:
- a CDS encoding metallophosphoesterase family protein yields MTCKDQPVADCPENAIRRDVSADVVWHDASATWPLLGGRRIGLMGDVHGDRNHIFRAANMFGRRGIRVIIQLGDFGMIWPRRNWPIDLNALDVFLGDQDQTLLFVDGNHEDHPLLETFPVSSTGIRWVGERIGHLPRGYRAVFSNGIRLAALGGANSIDRYRRLEGRDWWAQEQITLADLRVLGEEPVDVLLSHDVPLGVPSLDRHLASIRDFVPRQGIRYAERGRRMFHEGFVQVRPRLSLAGHYHWHVDETIEFETESESFATRVVVLDAQGASRGNCAILNLDDLSVEVIDVEGRPYLLDHLGVHR; encoded by the coding sequence ATGACGTGCAAGGACCAGCCTGTCGCTGATTGCCCTGAGAACGCTATTCGGCGTGACGTGTCGGCCGACGTTGTCTGGCATGACGCGTCGGCGACATGGCCGCTCCTCGGCGGCCGTCGTATCGGGCTGATGGGTGATGTTCACGGGGACCGAAACCACATCTTCCGGGCCGCGAATATGTTCGGCCGCCGCGGCATCCGCGTGATAATTCAGCTGGGGGATTTCGGCATGATCTGGCCGCGCCGGAACTGGCCTATCGATTTGAATGCCCTCGACGTGTTCCTCGGGGACCAGGATCAGACGTTGTTGTTTGTCGACGGGAACCACGAGGATCACCCGTTGCTTGAGACATTCCCAGTCTCGTCGACTGGGATTCGGTGGGTGGGGGAGCGGATAGGGCATCTCCCACGCGGCTATCGCGCAGTGTTTTCGAACGGGATTCGGCTCGCTGCGCTAGGCGGCGCCAATAGCATCGACCGGTATCGAAGGCTGGAAGGCCGTGATTGGTGGGCGCAAGAGCAGATCACGCTCGCCGATCTCCGTGTGCTCGGGGAAGAGCCGGTGGACGTGCTTCTGTCGCACGACGTACCGCTTGGTGTCCCGTCTTTGGACCGGCACCTTGCGTCGATTCGCGACTTCGTGCCGCGGCAGGGGATCCGATATGCCGAGCGCGGGCGACGCATGTTCCATGAAGGATTCGTGCAGGTGCGCCCTCGGCTCTCACTGGCCGGGCACTACCACTGGCACGTCGACGAGACCATCGAGTTCGAGACCGAATCGGAAAGCTTTGCGACCCGCGTTGTCGTACTCGATGCTCAAGGAGCATCGCGGGGCAATTGCGCGATTCTGAACCTCGACGACCTCAGCGTTGAGGTCATCGATGTGGAGGGTCGGCCATACCTCCTCGACCACCTAGGAGTGCACCGATGA
- a CDS encoding NADH-quinone oxidoreductase subunit J, with protein sequence MLSIIVFSVLAVIALASGIAVFRVDSMARATYALAVSFVAVGAMLLMFDLDYVGVITILMMVMEMAIMAIYMIMFMGMNPALMPMSMVHNKRWSAILAGGTFLLLAGGALLVPWPARVGSPATDSTASLGEAIMGSKMLVMLTVSPILFATIVAALVLANPRGRYDRWGDNLQRPSPDDPQQGGFGK encoded by the coding sequence ATGCTGTCGATCATCGTTTTCTCTGTACTGGCGGTCATTGCTCTCGCCTCGGGAATCGCGGTCTTCCGTGTCGACTCGATGGCGCGCGCGACCTACGCCCTGGCTGTCTCGTTCGTCGCGGTCGGTGCGATGCTCCTGATGTTCGACCTCGACTACGTCGGGGTCATCACGATTCTCATGATGGTGATGGAGATGGCCATCATGGCGATCTACATGATCATGTTCATGGGCATGAACCCCGCCCTCATGCCGATGAGCATGGTGCATAACAAGCGCTGGTCGGCGATCCTCGCCGGGGGAACCTTCCTCCTGCTGGCCGGTGGGGCGCTGCTCGTTCCCTGGCCGGCGCGCGTCGGTTCGCCGGCAACCGACTCGACCGCATCCCTCGGCGAGGCGATCATGGGGTCGAAGATGCTGGTGATGCTCACCGTGAGCCCGATCCTGTTCGCCACGATCGTCGCCGCACTCGTGCTCGCGAACCCCCGCGGCCGCTATGACCGGTGGGGCGACAACCTGCAGCGTCCCAGCCCCGACGACCCGCAGCAAGGAGGGTTCGGCAAATGA
- a CDS encoding DUF6153 family protein encodes MHALQRRLTPDGVASRNLLLSVLAVLAIVIGLLSMHSFTTAPEHSIGATSPVITTSTVDVSPMPDHGQNAADCTGACGSEHAMTVMGCVLALLLLPVLFAVPLLCTRIAALVRPLTLMQGNAGTVSVPPQPSLHALSISRT; translated from the coding sequence GTGCATGCCCTGCAGCGACGCTTGACGCCGGATGGCGTGGCCTCTCGCAACCTGCTGCTGAGCGTTCTCGCTGTTCTTGCTATTGTTATCGGCTTGCTCTCAATGCACTCGTTCACAACGGCTCCGGAGCATTCCATAGGCGCCACGAGTCCGGTCATCACGACGTCGACAGTCGATGTCTCACCGATGCCTGATCATGGTCAAAACGCTGCCGATTGCACAGGAGCATGCGGCAGCGAACACGCAATGACCGTCATGGGATGTGTGCTCGCGCTGCTCCTCTTGCCCGTGCTTTTCGCTGTACCACTTCTGTGCACTCGGATTGCTGCCCTTGTTCGCCCTCTCACGCTGATGCAGGGCAACGCCGGAACTGTTTCTGTTCCGCCTCAGCCGTCACTTCACGCACTCTCAATCAGCCGTACCTGA
- a CDS encoding F510_1955 family glycosylhydrolase produces MTRLLRTAMAASTCAGVILTLAACSTTQPHDAPAAASELAHIHALSESTEGALLVASHNGIYEVTTGEAAEIAGPIGEIAFDSMGFVAAGDTWYTSGHPGESSPRDFAAPNLGLLKSEDRGKNWTRVSLAGEVDFHSLTASPADSKRLYGIRTDSQEIQISTDGGVSWKPGASLVARALVADNNPDIVYATTENGLAISSDAGATFSIATDAPPLFLLAADPTRGGSLVGIDTSGTVWEQQSDRDWVSGGTIDGIAQALTVTSKGSLVLALEHGIVTSDDLGETWSTIVDIG; encoded by the coding sequence ATGACTCGCCTGCTTCGAACGGCGATGGCCGCCAGCACCTGTGCTGGCGTGATCCTGACGCTGGCCGCGTGCTCAACGACTCAGCCGCACGACGCGCCGGCAGCTGCGTCCGAACTTGCTCACATCCACGCGCTCTCGGAATCGACCGAGGGTGCTCTCCTGGTCGCCTCTCACAATGGGATCTACGAGGTCACCACGGGAGAAGCAGCGGAGATCGCCGGCCCTATCGGAGAAATCGCCTTCGACTCGATGGGTTTCGTCGCAGCCGGCGACACCTGGTACACCTCCGGGCACCCCGGAGAGAGTTCTCCGCGGGATTTCGCGGCACCGAACCTCGGCTTGCTCAAGAGTGAGGATCGCGGGAAGAACTGGACCCGCGTGTCACTGGCCGGGGAAGTGGATTTCCATAGTCTCACCGCAAGCCCGGCTGACTCCAAACGGTTGTACGGCATCCGGACCGACTCTCAGGAGATCCAGATCAGCACGGACGGCGGGGTGAGCTGGAAGCCGGGCGCCAGCCTGGTGGCTCGTGCACTTGTCGCGGACAACAACCCCGACATCGTGTACGCGACGACCGAGAACGGCCTCGCTATAAGTTCTGACGCCGGTGCCACGTTTAGCATTGCGACTGACGCCCCGCCACTGTTTCTTCTGGCCGCCGATCCGACACGTGGCGGCAGCCTGGTCGGCATTGACACCTCCGGCACCGTCTGGGAACAGCAGAGCGACCGCGACTGGGTCTCCGGCGGCACCATCGACGGGATTGCTCAAGCGCTCACCGTCACCTCGAAGGGTTCTCTTGTGCTCGCTCTCGAACACGGCATCGTCACATCCGATGACCTCGGTGAAACTTGGAGCACCATTGTTGACATCGGCTAA
- a CDS encoding complex I subunit 1 family protein gives MMDAAGTNPAWALLAPVVLGLLALAAAALNGILVARAEGRTFRSGAAAPVFELARLMRQRRRTTVAADVLLWRIGCSGLVVVALLKTAVIPMGPWVLADIPVGVVWFNAMDVMVWAVVWLIGWGANSAYSLIGGYRFLAQAVSYELPLMFALVTPAVAARSLRVSDVIAAQQELWFIVWMPVAFVVYCLSVVAFSSWGPFATAASGDIAGGILTEVSGVDRLLILAGRYALLTTGAAFAVALFLGGGAGPLLPDWLWTLVKTLLLLAAFVAVRHRMPEVRPDRLAEVAWMIGLPVVLLQTLIVSIVVAVRG, from the coding sequence ATGATGGACGCCGCCGGGACGAATCCTGCCTGGGCCCTGCTCGCCCCGGTCGTGCTCGGCCTTCTCGCCCTGGCAGCAGCGGCTCTCAATGGGATCCTCGTCGCCCGGGCCGAGGGCCGGACCTTCCGGTCGGGGGCGGCCGCTCCGGTGTTCGAGCTCGCTCGCCTGATGCGGCAGCGGCGGCGCACCACCGTAGCGGCCGACGTGCTGCTGTGGCGTATCGGCTGCTCCGGCCTCGTGGTGGTCGCGTTGCTGAAGACGGCGGTTATCCCGATGGGGCCGTGGGTCCTGGCCGACATACCGGTCGGGGTCGTCTGGTTCAACGCGATGGATGTCATGGTCTGGGCGGTCGTCTGGCTGATCGGCTGGGGCGCGAACAGCGCCTACTCGCTGATCGGCGGCTACCGGTTTCTCGCGCAAGCCGTGTCATATGAACTGCCGCTGATGTTCGCACTGGTCACCCCCGCCGTCGCGGCGCGGAGCTTGCGGGTGAGCGATGTGATTGCCGCTCAGCAGGAGCTGTGGTTCATCGTCTGGATGCCCGTCGCTTTCGTCGTCTACTGCCTGAGCGTCGTCGCCTTCTCCAGTTGGGGGCCGTTCGCAACCGCAGCGAGCGGAGATATCGCCGGCGGTATCCTCACCGAGGTCTCCGGAGTGGACCGGCTGTTGATTCTCGCGGGACGCTATGCGCTGCTCACGACCGGCGCCGCCTTCGCCGTTGCCCTCTTTCTGGGCGGTGGGGCCGGCCCGCTGTTACCGGACTGGCTGTGGACGCTCGTGAAAACCCTGCTGCTGCTTGCGGCGTTCGTCGCCGTGCGGCATCGCATGCCGGAGGTGCGCCCCGATCGTCTCGCCGAGGTCGCGTGGATGATCGGGCTCCCCGTCGTTCTTCTGCAGACGCTCATTGTCTCCATCGTCGTGGCTGTCAGGGGTTGA
- a CDS encoding heavy-metal-associated domain-containing protein, translating into MSVKSEYQVTGMTCGHCEMSVREEVSQLAGVEQVDVSAATGRLTVTSGQGTEDAKVLAAVQEAGYSAAAVS; encoded by the coding sequence ATGAGCGTAAAGAGCGAATATCAGGTCACTGGCATGACCTGCGGGCACTGTGAGATGTCCGTGCGGGAAGAAGTGTCGCAACTGGCAGGCGTAGAGCAAGTCGATGTCAGCGCGGCAACCGGCCGGTTGACTGTGACATCCGGGCAGGGCACCGAAGATGCGAAGGTGCTCGCTGCGGTCCAGGAGGCCGGGTACTCCGCCGCCGCGGTGTCATAG
- the nuoK gene encoding NADH-quinone oxidoreductase subunit NuoK, which yields MTLQLVLIAAAALFCVGLYGALSQQVVVMVMMGLELMLNGVILAAAAFWWFLAPTPDGQVLLLVVIAAMTVEMAMGFAVATLLHRSRGSDMTDSATDLSG from the coding sequence ATGACACTGCAGCTCGTTCTTATCGCCGCCGCGGCGCTATTCTGCGTCGGGCTCTACGGTGCGCTCTCCCAGCAGGTCGTCGTCATGGTCATGATGGGTTTGGAGCTGATGCTCAACGGCGTCATCCTCGCTGCGGCTGCCTTCTGGTGGTTCCTCGCACCGACCCCGGACGGACAGGTGCTCCTGCTCGTGGTGATCGCAGCGATGACCGTCGAGATGGCAATGGGCTTCGCGGTCGCCACCCTCCTGCACCGGTCCCGCGGGTCCGATATGACCGACTCGGCAACGGACCTCTCCGGATGA
- a CDS encoding cytochrome c biogenesis CcdA family protein has protein sequence MIPELVFNGQLIVAVPLAVLAGIVSFASPCVLPLVPAYLAYVTGTANPQEKRARAFLGVGLFVLGFTIVFVTYGALFGTIGAWLIQWQDLITRILGAAVIVMGLAFLGLVPILQRTARLNLTPSAGLTGAPILGIAFGLGWTPCFGPTLVAISALSLDSASVGRGALLGFVYCLGLGIPFLLLVLGFGWASRSMAFLRNHIKAINILGGIVMILLGVLMLSGLWTFIIGNIQGWIGGYELPI, from the coding sequence GTGATCCCGGAACTGGTCTTCAATGGGCAGCTCATCGTTGCTGTCCCGCTCGCGGTACTCGCCGGAATCGTCTCCTTCGCCTCACCGTGTGTGCTGCCCCTGGTTCCGGCTTACCTCGCTTACGTGACGGGCACGGCCAATCCACAGGAAAAACGTGCGCGCGCGTTCCTCGGGGTGGGCCTATTCGTGCTCGGCTTCACCATCGTGTTCGTCACCTACGGTGCACTTTTCGGAACGATCGGTGCCTGGCTGATCCAGTGGCAGGATCTCATCACCCGCATCCTCGGCGCGGCCGTCATCGTCATGGGGCTGGCCTTCCTTGGCTTAGTTCCAATCCTGCAACGAACCGCACGCCTGAATCTCACCCCCAGCGCGGGCCTCACCGGGGCGCCGATTCTCGGCATCGCATTCGGGCTCGGCTGGACGCCGTGCTTTGGGCCGACGCTAGTGGCCATCTCCGCACTCAGTCTCGACTCGGCATCCGTCGGCCGCGGCGCCCTGCTCGGATTCGTATACTGCCTCGGCCTCGGGATCCCGTTCCTGCTTCTTGTGCTCGGGTTCGGCTGGGCCTCCCGTTCGATGGCGTTCCTGCGCAACCACATCAAAGCGATCAACATCCTCGGCGGCATCGTGATGATCCTTCTGGGCGTGCTGATGCTCTCCGGCCTGTGGACGTTCATCATCGGCAACATCCAAGGCTGGATCGGAGGCTACGAGCTTCCCATCTGA
- the cmtR gene encoding Cd(II)/Pb(II)-sensing metalloregulatory transcriptional regulator CmtR translates to MLAIATRIDVMNRLGRAMADPTRSRILMTLLEGPSYPAVLSRALGLSRSNVSNHLTCLRDCGIVVAEPEGRQTRYEISDPHLAAALTALVDVTLAVDEHAPCLDDSCTVPGCCEMEVES, encoded by the coding sequence ATGCTGGCTATCGCTACCCGCATCGATGTTATGAACAGACTCGGTCGAGCTATGGCCGATCCGACTCGTTCCCGGATCCTTATGACATTGCTCGAAGGACCAAGCTACCCCGCTGTGTTGTCGCGGGCATTGGGGTTGTCGCGATCCAATGTCTCCAACCACCTGACTTGTCTGCGTGACTGCGGGATCGTCGTTGCAGAGCCTGAAGGACGGCAGACGCGGTACGAGATCTCTGATCCGCATCTGGCGGCCGCGCTCACTGCGCTTGTCGATGTGACGCTCGCCGTCGATGAGCACGCACCGTGTCTCGATGACTCCTGTACGGTCCCCGGATGCTGCGAGATGGAAGTGGAGTCGTGA
- a CDS encoding DUF305 domain-containing protein, with the protein MRIRTISLSSAALAAALVLAGCSDPGSGSGSTADNSPSAQISSTTFNDADADFAMGMAAHHEQAIEMSDMLLAKDGVDRQVVALAQKIKEAQGPGIETMNSWLEAWGVESDMQMDHRMMSGEDMGKLDAASGADASSLFLEQMIEHHRGAVTMAEAEIDQGNNADALALAQKIIDDQNAEIQKMQDLLETL; encoded by the coding sequence ATGAGAATTCGTACTATTTCGCTGTCCTCTGCTGCCCTGGCAGCAGCTCTTGTGCTCGCCGGCTGCTCCGACCCCGGCAGCGGCAGCGGTTCCACCGCCGACAACTCGCCATCGGCGCAAATCTCGTCGACGACATTTAATGACGCCGACGCCGACTTCGCGATGGGAATGGCTGCCCACCACGAGCAGGCGATCGAGATGTCCGACATGCTGCTGGCCAAGGACGGTGTAGACCGTCAAGTAGTAGCACTCGCTCAGAAAATCAAAGAAGCTCAGGGCCCGGGGATCGAGACGATGAACTCCTGGCTAGAGGCATGGGGCGTAGAGAGCGATATGCAGATGGATCACAGGATGATGTCCGGCGAGGACATGGGCAAGCTCGACGCTGCTAGTGGCGCGGACGCTTCCTCGCTGTTCCTTGAGCAGATGATCGAACATCACAGGGGCGCGGTCACTATGGCTGAGGCCGAGATCGATCAGGGAAACAACGCGGATGCGCTGGCTCTTGCCCAGAAGATCATCGACGACCAGAACGCCGAGATCCAGAAAATGCAGGACCTCCTCGAAACCCTGTAG
- a CDS encoding cation diffusion facilitator family transporter, which yields MSVSLSVERRAALHRRVCFIVGFTIAYNVFEAIVAVWAGTAASSAALIGFGLDSVIEVLSAAAIAWQFTRKDPERWEKVTVRTIGLAFFALAVYVTIDAVLSLVQKEGAEHSPFSLGITALSLMIMPLLAWFEVRTGRQLNSKSVLADAKQLVLCIYLSGTVFVGLILNSLFGWWWADSVAALIVAVLAIREGIEAWRGDAESPFEVFEGLEEEDANH from the coding sequence GTGAGCGTTTCCCTATCGGTCGAGCGCCGTGCTGCGCTCCACCGTCGTGTCTGCTTCATCGTGGGTTTCACCATTGCGTACAACGTGTTCGAGGCCATTGTGGCCGTGTGGGCCGGCACAGCTGCTTCTTCAGCGGCCCTCATCGGCTTCGGTCTCGACTCAGTCATCGAAGTGCTCTCCGCGGCGGCGATCGCGTGGCAGTTCACCCGGAAAGATCCGGAGCGGTGGGAGAAGGTGACCGTTCGCACGATCGGGCTCGCGTTCTTCGCGTTGGCCGTATACGTCACGATCGACGCCGTGCTGAGCCTGGTCCAGAAGGAGGGTGCAGAGCACAGTCCATTCAGCTTGGGTATCACGGCGCTGAGCCTCATGATCATGCCCCTGCTGGCATGGTTCGAGGTGCGCACAGGACGTCAACTCAACTCGAAGAGCGTCCTGGCCGACGCGAAGCAGCTCGTCCTCTGCATTTACCTGTCCGGGACAGTGTTCGTTGGCCTCATCCTCAACAGCCTGTTCGGCTGGTGGTGGGCCGACTCAGTGGCCGCGCTCATCGTCGCGGTGCTCGCAATCCGTGAAGGCATTGAAGCATGGCGCGGCGACGCCGAATCACCGTTCGAAGTTTTCGAGGGCCTCGAAGAGGAGGACGCTAACCATTGA
- a CDS encoding DUF305 domain-containing protein: MSKGEHDDAERRPNDQKQEHHSLTMYLRFAAMILTAMVLMYFVMFTGSWEWSHVRFSQSRVFMALTMGGTMGLIMLAWMLGMYKNLKANVAVIVASLLLIGGGIALDRSQITVDDTAFMRAMIPHHSLAITRAERFQNQDVRVCELAVEISKSQRREILEMDWLIRDIERNGAAKTREEAESRAVPDFEEAAERQCPAK, encoded by the coding sequence ATGTCGAAGGGTGAACACGACGATGCCGAGCGGCGTCCAAATGACCAGAAGCAGGAGCATCACTCGCTGACGATGTATCTGCGCTTTGCCGCTATGATCCTCACCGCGATGGTGCTGATGTACTTTGTCATGTTCACCGGCTCCTGGGAATGGAGCCACGTGCGCTTCAGCCAGAGTCGCGTATTCATGGCGCTCACCATGGGTGGCACCATGGGGCTCATAATGCTCGCTTGGATGCTGGGCATGTACAAGAATTTGAAGGCCAACGTTGCCGTGATCGTCGCGAGTCTGCTGCTCATCGGAGGGGGAATCGCGCTCGACCGCAGCCAGATCACTGTCGACGACACTGCGTTCATGCGCGCGATGATCCCCCATCATTCCCTCGCGATTACCCGCGCCGAGCGCTTCCAAAACCAGGATGTGCGGGTATGCGAACTGGCGGTTGAGATCAGCAAGTCCCAGCGGCGAGAGATCCTCGAGATGGACTGGCTGATCCGGGACATTGAACGGAACGGTGCAGCCAAAACACGAGAGGAGGCTGAGTCCCGGGCGGTTCCCGACTTTGAGGAGGCCGCCGAACGCCAATGTCCGGCAAAGTAA
- a CDS encoding TlpA family protein disulfide reductase, with product MTSVKLGAPLLTSAKTSTATRRLLAAAAATLLAITLAACSGNADLSAQYRSGSNKGYIAGDGSILEIPVPDRGAPVTFNGTSDTGAEISSEDYAGSVLVVNFWYAACAPCRAEAPDLVSTYQDHRADGVSFLGVNIRDQAATAREFANAYGLSYPSIADTDGSVKLSFAGELAPNAVPTTLVLDHEGRVAARVLGRVDGSTLSALIDRVVEEA from the coding sequence ATGACCTCGGTGAAACTTGGAGCACCATTGTTGACATCGGCTAAGACGAGCACGGCCACAAGGCGTCTCCTTGCTGCCGCGGCGGCTACGCTTCTCGCCATCACGCTGGCAGCGTGTTCCGGGAACGCGGACCTCTCTGCACAATACCGTTCTGGCAGCAACAAGGGATATATCGCCGGCGACGGCTCGATCCTGGAAATCCCAGTCCCAGACCGTGGAGCGCCGGTCACTTTTAACGGTACCAGCGACACGGGCGCAGAGATCAGCTCTGAGGACTATGCCGGTTCGGTTCTCGTCGTGAATTTCTGGTATGCCGCCTGCGCGCCATGCCGGGCAGAGGCCCCAGATCTGGTGAGCACGTACCAGGACCATCGTGCTGACGGTGTCAGCTTCCTCGGGGTGAACATTCGCGATCAGGCTGCAACCGCACGAGAGTTCGCCAACGCCTACGGCCTCAGCTACCCCTCCATCGCTGACACCGACGGGAGCGTAAAGCTCAGCTTCGCGGGCGAACTGGCACCGAATGCTGTCCCCACGACCCTGGTGCTCGACCATGAGGGCCGCGTGGCCGCGCGAGTGCTCGGCCGGGTGGATGGATCAACGCTGAGCGCACTGATTGACCGGGTGGTGGAGGAGGCGTGA
- a CDS encoding NADH-quinone oxidoreductase subunit A translates to MSTYISIAVLLAAALLAVGGLYLLARYTAVAADPLERMPFLSGWAAQEHALSRYHARWYPLTLLFLAFDVEMLFMYPWAVVVARDGIGAVIEMFVFLGVLMVAVVWAWREGALRWV, encoded by the coding sequence GTGTCCACCTACATCAGCATTGCCGTCCTTCTCGCCGCCGCGCTGTTGGCAGTCGGTGGCCTCTACCTGCTGGCCCGGTATACCGCCGTGGCCGCAGACCCGCTTGAACGGATGCCGTTTCTCTCCGGCTGGGCAGCGCAGGAACATGCCCTATCCCGGTACCACGCCAGGTGGTATCCGTTGACCCTGCTTTTTCTCGCCTTTGACGTGGAGATGCTCTTCATGTATCCGTGGGCAGTGGTCGTCGCACGAGACGGTATCGGTGCCGTTATCGAGATGTTCGTATTCCTCGGCGTGCTCATGGTTGCTGTCGTCTGGGCCTGGCGAGAGGGAGCGCTGCGGTGGGTCTGA
- a CDS encoding HEPN domain-containing protein has translation MTGPDYFGLSFACSDALVSSRRGTEHLDRLVLCILKFMDGEGELNEWHGYWWLPDAPDDRVPGRLSVEANGSTHLELIGGFDLTNRAARPGPVVASERHRDVPVLLGEAEGTPITLLECFELASRGGFFSRPTFQRMHVHQALVGAHITDDEPVFRSARIQIENLATWLALPTSMRSSDLGNGSHEASVRPAEPRTVTVDGWRIEARAHAQHFQMTRTRERETVASDITAYLFLTPDSSTTATGFDEMILRIMDLVTLASGKPSGLIGATLSHVREREHRMADGSTRSYPIEVESYGRRVHTAEPAAPGVSEHDFRFTCDDLAFDRLLTEWMRIRDAAPAACNVYFGMSYSNPGFTETRLLMSVIAAEALHGSLRGNITDMTKEHFAKLRDDVLAAIPDEDDKAWVKRALRNAPSLRERLRALASIPDQKAREALVPDVEEWAGRLVRARNGLAHSGDENGDPNIFELAWATSGLIALILMSELGLPATVQQRAATSVLTVAR, from the coding sequence ATGACCGGGCCCGACTACTTCGGGCTCTCGTTCGCCTGTTCGGATGCTCTCGTCAGCTCCCGGAGGGGGACGGAACACCTCGACAGGCTCGTGTTGTGCATACTGAAGTTCATGGACGGCGAGGGCGAGTTGAACGAGTGGCATGGCTACTGGTGGTTACCAGATGCCCCGGACGACCGTGTCCCCGGTCGGTTAAGTGTCGAAGCCAACGGTTCGACACACCTCGAGCTCATCGGCGGCTTCGACTTGACGAACAGAGCCGCCCGGCCTGGCCCAGTCGTGGCCAGCGAGCGGCATCGGGACGTGCCGGTGCTGCTCGGGGAGGCCGAGGGGACACCGATTACGCTGCTGGAGTGCTTCGAGCTGGCCAGCCGCGGTGGCTTCTTCTCGCGTCCGACGTTCCAGCGCATGCATGTACACCAAGCGCTCGTGGGCGCCCACATCACTGACGACGAACCGGTCTTTCGCTCGGCCCGCATCCAAATCGAGAATTTGGCCACCTGGCTAGCTCTTCCGACATCCATGCGATCTTCGGATCTTGGTAATGGAAGCCATGAGGCATCCGTGCGGCCCGCTGAACCGCGGACAGTCACGGTAGACGGGTGGAGGATCGAAGCTCGCGCACACGCACAGCACTTTCAAATGACGCGAACCCGGGAGCGCGAAACCGTCGCCAGCGACATCACGGCGTATCTCTTCCTCACTCCCGATTCATCCACGACCGCGACTGGGTTCGATGAGATGATCCTTCGAATCATGGACCTCGTAACCCTCGCGTCCGGGAAACCGTCCGGCCTCATCGGCGCGACACTCAGCCATGTTCGGGAACGTGAACACCGCATGGCTGATGGATCGACGCGCAGCTACCCCATCGAGGTCGAGTCCTACGGGCGCCGTGTACATACTGCTGAACCGGCCGCCCCCGGCGTATCGGAGCACGACTTCCGATTCACCTGCGACGACCTCGCGTTCGACCGGCTCTTGACTGAGTGGATGCGCATCCGCGACGCAGCGCCGGCCGCGTGCAATGTCTACTTCGGCATGAGCTATTCGAACCCTGGATTCACCGAAACACGACTGCTGATGTCCGTGATCGCCGCCGAAGCGCTGCATGGCTCCCTTCGCGGAAATATCACGGACATGACGAAGGAGCATTTCGCCAAGCTCCGTGATGATGTGCTCGCCGCTATTCCGGACGAGGACGACAAAGCCTGGGTGAAGCGCGCTCTTCGCAACGCCCCAAGCCTGAGGGAACGCCTTCGAGCACTCGCTTCCATACCCGACCAGAAGGCTCGCGAGGCACTCGTTCCCGACGTCGAAGAATGGGCTGGCCGGCTCGTCCGCGCTCGGAACGGGCTCGCTCACAGCGGAGACGAGAACGGGGATCCGAACATCTTTGAACTCGCCTGGGCGACCTCCGGACTCATCGCCCTCATACTGATGTCCGAGCTCGGTCT
- a CDS encoding HAD domain-containing protein, protein MNKTRRPGRIKFFLDFDGVLQTPNASEHWSRTRTRRVTYRNTDGTPHPGFVITWAPELVTQLEELIDEFDLELLYLTSWLYPESALTSFLATIGGLRGGHALRMPQREDGLYLPWRWKIQEIHRVTTAEPGPVIWIDDIDARTFGHEISESELGHPSLVLAPDSDTGLTRDHLDQIRTFCQGVSTRQQAAGGQEA, encoded by the coding sequence ATGAACAAAACACGACGCCCCGGCCGCATCAAGTTCTTTCTCGACTTCGACGGTGTTCTACAAACCCCAAATGCGTCCGAGCATTGGTCCCGCACCCGCACTCGACGCGTCACCTACCGCAACACAGACGGGACTCCCCATCCGGGTTTCGTGATCACCTGGGCGCCGGAGCTGGTCACGCAGCTCGAGGAGCTGATTGACGAGTTCGACCTCGAACTGCTGTATCTGACGAGCTGGCTCTACCCGGAATCTGCGCTAACCAGTTTCCTTGCCACGATCGGTGGCCTCCGAGGAGGACACGCGCTGCGCATGCCACAACGAGAGGACGGCCTCTACCTGCCCTGGCGGTGGAAGATCCAGGAAATACACCGTGTTACGACCGCTGAACCGGGACCGGTGATCTGGATCGATGACATCGACGCCAGAACCTTCGGCCACGAGATCAGCGAGAGCGAACTTGGACATCCCAGCCTTGTCCTCGCCCCGGACTCCGACACCGGTCTCACCCGTGATCACCTCGACCAGATCCGCACCTTCTGCCAAGGCGTTTCCACCAGGCAACAAGCCGCAGGAGGACAAGAGGCATGA